A genomic window from Lotus japonicus ecotype B-129 chromosome 1, LjGifu_v1.2 includes:
- the LOC130719416 gene encoding uncharacterized protein LOC130719416 has protein sequence MPPLVQFSFLFSSLNMIFPKFGIPNSPSWLVILNPIPTPSNLASPRLAFPSYAGFWGLHFFAMICCVAIGKLLMMYLEWSAIWNMSIVISVLDGVYGIGAFRVSYFFSRGFILGHLAELH, from the exons aTGCCACCACTAGTCCAGTTCTCCTTTCTCTTCTCAAGCTTGAATATGATTTTCCCTAAATTTGGAATCCCTAATTCTCCATCTTGGCTTGTAATTCTAAATCCTATTCCTACTCCTTCAAACCTCGCTTCGCCTCGCCTTGCCTTTCCTTCGTATGCAG GTTTTTGGGGGCTACATTTTTTTGCAATGATTTGCTGTGTGGCTATTGGCAAACTGTTAATGATGTATTTAGAATGGAGTGCTATTTGGAACATGAGTATTGTGATATCGGTGTTGGATGGTGTGTATGGTATTGGAGCATTCAGAGTTTCATACTTCTTCAGCAGAG GGTTCATTCTTGGGCATTTGGCAGAGTTGCATTAG